GCGCCTCAAGATTCCTTTCCCTCGTCTGCCGCAAAGTAGCCTGACGAATTCCCGCCCAGGTTCCTAGCCTGCTGCCACAAGAACCTGAGCCAGCCACCCCGTACCCGTCGGGCCGAGGTAAGCACCAGGGCCTCGCGCACGTAGCGCACCGGGCCTTTGGCTTTGAGCTTCCAGCCCAGGATCACGTCTTCCCTGGCCTCGACCATGGGGTAGCCGCCCAGTTCCAAGGCGGTCTGGCGGTGAAAAGCCATGTTGGCCGCAGCCAGGTTGGGCTTGCCCAGGAGCATCATCATCTTCAAAAAGACCCCATAGCCCAGTTCGGTCAGCTCTTCTTGCCAGGCTGGCAGTCCAAACATGCGCAGGGGGCCATACAGGGCCACGCTGTGGGCCATGTGGGGGCGCAGGGCCTCGAGCCAGCCCACTACCGGTCTGCTGTCGGCATCGGTGGTGACCACCCAGTCGCCGGTGGCGGCCTCGAGTCCGGCCTGGCGCGCCACCGCCACCCCGGGGGTGGGGCAGTTGACCAGCTTGACCCCCATGCCCTGCGCCAGCTCAGCCGTCCGGTCGGTAGAACCATTGTCCACTACGATAATTTCGTCGGGCGGTAGGGTCTGGCGTATAACCGCTTCTAAGCACCCAAGAATGAACGTTTCTTCATTTCGGGCCGGAATTACCACCGAGATTCGCACAGGTATACTCTAAGCCGTGCGCCTCAAGTTACAACGTCTTTCCCCCTGGCGCCTCAAAGGATTGTCGGCGGTGGCCCGGCTGATACTGGCCTGGGGCTTATTGGAGGGGGTACGCAACGGATTTTATGCCGGATATCTGGCCATTCATGGGGCCAACCTGGGCTTCACCCTGGCCGTCATCGGCACCGCCTGGAGCATTCATCTCTTGTCCGACAGCTTTAGCAAGAGCCTGGGGGGCTTTCTTTCGCAAAAGCTGGGCATGGGCATTGTTACGCTGGCCGGTGGGGGGGTGGGGCTGGCCGTGCTGCTGGTCGTACCCCATGCCCAATCACCCCTCTTGCTCTTTGGCCTGAGCATGGTCTGGGGCGTATCGCTTTCTGCCATTTTCCCCGGCTTACTAACGCTAAGCAGCCAGGTGGCGGTGCAGGGGCGGGAGGGCCGAGCGGTTACCCTGACCAACCTGCTCACCGCGCCCTGGACGGGAATTGGGGTGCTCGGGGTTGGCTTTGTAACCAAGATTGACCCCAATCTGGCCCTGAACATCCTCGAGTGGGCCCAAATAGCAGTAATCCTGATCGGCCTCTCGCTCATCTTCCGGCCCGAGCGCGTGCGCCCGCCAAAGCAAGAACTGTATCCCTGGCGGCGGCTTTTGCTCTTCATTCCTGCTGCTTTTGGCCAGACCTTCGCCCCGGCTCTGTTTAGCTTCTACATCCTGAAGTACGCCCAAAGCCTGGGTCTGAGCATCTTCTGGATTACGGTGCTGGTTGTGCTGGGGGGGGCCATTTCCACCGTTTTGCTGATCTGGACGGGCCG
This genomic stretch from Meiothermus sp. harbors:
- a CDS encoding glycosyltransferase family 2 protein — translated: MRISVVIPARNEETFILGCLEAVIRQTLPPDEIIVVDNGSTDRTAELAQGMGVKLVNCPTPGVAVARQAGLEAATGDWVVTTDADSRPVVGWLEALRPHMAHSVALYGPLRMFGLPAWQEELTELGYGVFLKMMMLLGKPNLAAANMAFHRQTALELGGYPMVEAREDVILGWKLKAKGPVRYVREALVLTSARRVRGGWLRFLWQQARNLGGNSSGYFAADEGKES
- a CDS encoding MFS transporter; amino-acid sequence: MRLKLQRLSPWRLKGLSAVARLILAWGLLEGVRNGFYAGYLAIHGANLGFTLAVIGTAWSIHLLSDSFSKSLGGFLSQKLGMGIVTLAGGGVGLAVLLVVPHAQSPLLLFGLSMVWGVSLSAIFPGLLTLSSQVAVQGREGRAVTLTNLLTAPWTGIGVLGVGFVTKIDPNLALNILEWAQIAVILIGLSLIFRPERVRPPKQELYPWRRLLLFIPAAFGQTFAPALFSFYILKYAQSLGLSIFWITVLVVLGGAISTVLLIWTGRYADRKSPRELLIVGLLLIGLAMIGLGLKPGLPVLLLLAVLGGIGFGCFGPAWNALVVRLLPENNRAAAWGTLMTVEGLGHATGPAVGGVLAAAIANNAPFFAGGVIMLLLSVFYVVALWRPWWIPQS